The region TAGTCGCAGATTTTCTCGAGTCGCGCTTGTTTTCCCGGTGGTTTCCCCCATAATTCAGGTATGAACGAAAAAATCCCTGCAGACACTGAAAAAGCCCTGACCGCCGGCAGCCTGCGCGACCATTTCCTGATCGCCATGCCCGGCATGCTCGATCGCAACTTTGCCCACAGCATCACCTATATCTGTGAGCACAGTGACGAGGGCGCCATGGGGCTGGTGCTCAACAATGCCATGCCGCTGACGCTTGGCGACATCTTCAGTCAGCTGGGACTGGGGGATGACCGACACCTCGGCGATCACCCGGTGTTGGCCGGCGGTCCGGTTCAGATCGAACGCGGCTTTGTGGTCCACAACGACACCAGCCGCTGGCAGTCGACCCTGTCCGTGGCCGACGATGTCAGCCTCAGCGCCTCCAGGGACATTCTCGAAGCCCTGTCCGAAGGCCGCGGCCCCGAGAGCTTCATCATCGCCCTCGGCTATGCCGGTTGGGAAGCGGGTCAACTCGAAGATGAAATCGCGGCCAACGCCTGGCTGACCATGCCCGCCGACCGTCACATTCTGTTCCACACCCCCAGCGAGCAACGCTGGGCCGCCGCCGCGAACCACCTGGGGTTCGACCTCAACCTGATTTCCGCCACCGCCGGCCACGCCTGACGTGCAGTTGCTGGGTTTCGATTACGGCCTGAAGAATATCGGGGTCGCGACCGGTCAGACGCTGACCGGAACCGCCACGCCCCAGGCCGCGCTTCGCGCCAGAGACGGCGTACCGGACTGGTCTGAGGTAGAGGCACTACTCCGGGACTGGCGCCCGGATCTGGTATTGGTGGGGTTGCCGCTGAATATGGACGGCACCGAGAGCGAGCTGTCGGCCCGGGCGCGCAAGTTTGCCAACCGGATACACGGCCGGTTTGGCGTGGCGGTGGAGATGGTCGATGAGCGCCTGTCGAGTTTCGCGGCCAAGGGCGAAGTCATGGCCCGCGGCGGCTCACAGGACTACGGTAAAAACCCTGTGGACGCCATTGCCGCGCGCCTGATCGTGGAAACCTATATGAACCGCTAGGGGCCTCCTGAACCGCTAGCGGGCGCTTAAAACACCCGCCCCCGATCATCGGAGCCGTCGTTTTCGATCGACAGCTCATCGGCCGCATGAGACAGATAAGTGGCATCCGTTTCCGAGCCGAGCTTGATCAACAAGCGCAGATCATTGGGTGAATCGGCGTGAGCCAGAGCGTCCTCGTAGGTGATCTCCCCGGCATCGTACAGCTCGTACAACGCCTGATCGAAGGTCTGCATGCCCAGTTCGGTGGACTTTTTCATCAGCTCCTTGAGCTCACTGACCTCCCCTTTGCGAATCAGATCCGACGCCAGCGGCGTATTCAGCAGCACCTCAAGACAGGCCCGACGGCCCTGACCGTCCGGCGTCGGGATCAGTTGCTGGGCCACGATACCCCGCAGATTCAGGGACAGGTCCATCCACAACTGGCGATGCCGGTCCGCCGGGAAAAAGTGAATGATCCGGTCCAACGCCTGGTTGGCATTGTTGGCGTGCAGGGTCGCCAGACACAGGTGACCGGTTTCGGCAAACGCAATCGCGTGCTCCATGGTTTCCCGGGTACGGACCTCACCAATCA is a window of Marinimicrobium sp. C6131 DNA encoding:
- the ruvX gene encoding Holliday junction resolvase RuvX, which produces MQLLGFDYGLKNIGVATGQTLTGTATPQAALRARDGVPDWSEVEALLRDWRPDLVLVGLPLNMDGTESELSARARKFANRIHGRFGVAVEMVDERLSSFAAKGEVMARGGSQDYGKNPVDAIAARLIVETYMNR
- a CDS encoding YqgE/AlgH family protein; translation: MNEKIPADTEKALTAGSLRDHFLIAMPGMLDRNFAHSITYICEHSDEGAMGLVLNNAMPLTLGDIFSQLGLGDDRHLGDHPVLAGGPVQIERGFVVHNDTSRWQSTLSVADDVSLSASRDILEALSEGRGPESFIIALGYAGWEAGQLEDEIAANAWLTMPADRHILFHTPSEQRWAAAANHLGFDLNLISATAGHA